Proteins found in one Muntiacus reevesi chromosome 2, mMunRee1.1, whole genome shotgun sequence genomic segment:
- the CDH5 gene encoding cadherin-5 isoform X2 yields MQVLVMLLATGGTYYLGLLAATAAAINPGRPDTPGSLPAHRRQKRDWIWNQMHISEERNDSLPHYVGKIKSSVNRKNAEYQLKGESVGKVFRVDESTGDVYALERLDREKISEYHLTALVVDKDTKKNLESPSSFTIKVYDVNDNWPVFTHRVFNASVPEMSGIGTSVIQVTAMDADDPTVADHTSVVYQLTKGKENFDIRGPGLIVTMNKNLDREMQDKYEVVVEAEDAQGRRGESGTATVFITLQDVNDNFPIFTQTRYTFSVPEDIRVGSPLGSLFVEDPDEPQNRKTKYSFVQGAYRDTFTIETDPTHNEGIIKPKKPLDYERIRQYSFTIEATDPTIDLRYLGSTSPKNIARVIINVTDVDEPPTFQQPFYHFQLQENQKKPLIGSVLAKDPDAAQRDIRYSIRRTSDKDQFFGITKKGDIYNDKELDREVHPWYNLTVEAKEVDPSGTPTGKESIVQVHIEVMDENDNAPEFAKPYEPKVCENAPQGKLVVQISAIDKDITPRDVKFKFSLSTEDSNFTLIDNHDNTANIIVKYGYFDRERAKVHHLPVLISDNGRPSLTGTSMLHVTVCKCNEQGEFTLCEEMAAHTGISIQALVAIFLCILTITVITLLIILRRRLRKQARAHGKSVLEIHEQLVTYDEEGGGEMDTTSYDVSVLNAARHGGAKPPRPALDERPSLYAQVQKPPRQAPGAHMPGEMATMIEVKKDEADHDGGGPPYDTLHIYGYEGAESIAESLSSLGTDSSDSDIDYDFLNDWGPRFKMLAELYGSDPQEELVY; encoded by the exons ATGCAGGTACTCGTGATGCTGCTGGCCACAGGCGGCACCTACTACCTGGGCCTGCTGGCAGCAACTGCAGCAGCCATCAACCCTGGCCGACCCGACACCCCTGGCTCACTGCCCGCTCACCGGCGCCAGAAGAGAGACTGGATCTGGAATCAGATGCACATCAGCGAAGAGAGAAATGACTCGCTGCCCCATTACGTGGGCAAG ATTAAATCGAGTGTGAACCGCAAAAATGCCGAGTACCAGCTCAAAGGAGAGTCTGTCGGCAAGGTCTTCCGGGTCGACGAGAGCACAGGGGATGTGTATGCCTTAGAGAGGCTGGACAGGGAGAAGATCTCCGAGTACCACCTCACTGCCCTCGTGGTGGACAAGGACACCAAGAAGAACCTGGAGTCTCCTTCTAGCTTCACCATCAAAGTTTACGATGTCAACGATAACTGGCCTGTGTTCACCCACCGGGTGTTCAATGCCTCCGTGCCCGAGATGTCAGGGATAG GGACCTCGGTCATCCAGGTGACTGCAATGGATGCAGACGACCCCACGGTGGCAGACCACACCTCTGTCGTGTACCAGCTCacgaagggaaaagaaaacttcGACATCCGTGGTCCTG GACTCATTGTCACCATGAACAAAAACCTGGACCGAGAGATGCAGGACAAGTACGAGGTTGTGGTGGAAGCAGAAGATGCCCAGGGCCGCCGGGGGGAGTCAGGCACAGCCACCGTGTTCATCACTCTGCAGGACGTCAACGACAACTTCCCCATCTTCACCCAGA CCAGGTACACGTTTTCTGTGCCAGAAGACATCCGTGTGGGCAGCCCCCTGGGCTCTCTGTTTGTTGAGGACCCAGATGAGCCCCAAAACCGGAAGACCAAGTACAGCTTCGTGCAGGGCGCGTACAGGGACACCTTCACCATCGAGACGGACCCCACCCACAACGAGGGCATCATCAAGCCCAAAAAG CCCCTGGACTATGAACGCATCCGGCAATACAGCTTCACCATAGAGGCCACGGACCCCACCATTGACCTCCGCTACCTGGGCAGCACCTCCCCCAAGAACATCGCCCGTGTCATTATCAACGTCACAGACGTGGACGAGCCCCCCACCTTCCAGCAGCCTTTTTACCACTTCCAGCTGCAGGAGAACCAGAAGAAGCCTCTGATTGGCTCAGTGCTGGCCAAGGACCCTGACGCTGCTCAACGGGACATCAG GTACTCCATCCGTAGGACCAGTGACAAGGACCAGTTCTTCGGAATAACCAAGAAAGGGGATATTTACAATGACAAAGAACTGGACAGAGAAGTGCACCCTTGGTACAACCTGACAGTGGAAGCCAAAGAGGTGGATCCTAGTG GGACTCCCACGGGCAAAGAATCCATCGTGCAGGTCCACATTGAAGTTATGGATGAGAATGACAACGCCCCAGAGTTTGCCAAGCCCTATGAGCCCAAAGTGTGTGAGAATGCCCCCCAGGGCAAG CTGGTCGTGCAAATCTCGGCAATAGACAAGGATATAACACCACGAGATGTGAAGTTCAAGTTCTCCCTGAGCACTGAGGACAGCAACTTCACCCTCATTGATAATCACG ATAACACGGCCAACATCATAGTCAAGTACGGGTATTTTGACCGGGAGCGCGCCAAGGTCCACCACCTGCCCGTGCTCATCTCGGACAACGGGAGGCCCAGCCTCACGGGCACCAGCATGCTGCACGTGACCGTGTGCAAATGCAACGAACAGGGCGAGTTCACCTTGTGTGAGGAGATGGCTGCCCACACGGGCATCAGCATCCAGGCGCTGGTCGCTATCttcctctgcatcctcaccatCACAG TGATCACCCTGCTCATCATTCTGCGGAGGCGGCTCCGGAAGCAGGCCCGCGCCCATGGCAAGAGCGTGCTGGAGATCCACGAGCAGCTGGTCACCTACGATGAGGAGGGCGGCGGCGAGATGGACACCACCAGCTACGATGTGTCGGTGCTCAACGCAGCGCGCCACGGCGGGGCCAAGCCCCCGCGCCCGGCGCTGGACGAGCGGCCGTCCCTCTACGCTCAGGTGCAGAAGCCACCGCGGCAAGCGCCCGGGGCACATATGCCCGGGGAGATGGCCACGATGATCGAGGTGAAGAAGGACGAGGCGGACCACGACGGCGGTGGCCCGCCCTATGACACGCTGCACATCTACGGCTACGAGGGCGCCGAGTCCATTGCCGAGTCCCTCAGCTCCCTGGGCACGGATTCATCGGACTCGGACATTGATTACGACTTTCTCAATGactggggacccaggttcaagaTGCTGGCCGAGCTGTATGGCTCAGACCCCCAGGAGGAGCTGGTGTATTAG
- the CDH5 gene encoding cadherin-5 isoform X1, whose amino-acid sequence MQVLVMLLATGGTYYLGLLAATAAAINPGRPDTPGSLPAHRRQKRDWIWNQMHISEERNDSLPHYVGKIKSSVNRKNAEYQLKGESVGKVFRVDESTGDVYALERLDREKISEYHLTALVVDKDTKKNLESPSSFTIKVYDVNDNWPVFTHRVFNASVPEMSGIGTSVIQVTAMDADDPTVADHTSVVYQLTKGKENFDIRGPGLIVTMNKNLDREMQDKYEVVVEAEDAQGRRGESGTATVFITLQDVNDNFPIFTQTRYTFSVPEDIRVGSPLGSLFVEDPDEPQNRKTKYSFVQGAYRDTFTIETDPTHNEGIIKPKKPLDYERIRQYSFTIEATDPTIDLRYLGSTSPKNIARVIINVTDVDEPPTFQQPFYHFQLQENQKKPLIGSVLAKDPDAAQRDIRYSIRRTSDKDQFFGITKKGDIYNDKELDREVHPWYNLTVEAKEVDPSGTPTGKESIVQVHIEVMDENDNAPEFAKPYEPKVCENAPQGKLVVQISAIDKDITPRDVKFKFSLSTEDSNFTLIDNHDNTANIIVKYGYFDRERAKVHHLPVLISDNGRPSLTGTSMLHVTVCKCNEQGEFTLCEEMAAHTGISIQALVAIFLCILTITAVITLLIILRRRLRKQARAHGKSVLEIHEQLVTYDEEGGGEMDTTSYDVSVLNAARHGGAKPPRPALDERPSLYAQVQKPPRQAPGAHMPGEMATMIEVKKDEADHDGGGPPYDTLHIYGYEGAESIAESLSSLGTDSSDSDIDYDFLNDWGPRFKMLAELYGSDPQEELVY is encoded by the exons ATGCAGGTACTCGTGATGCTGCTGGCCACAGGCGGCACCTACTACCTGGGCCTGCTGGCAGCAACTGCAGCAGCCATCAACCCTGGCCGACCCGACACCCCTGGCTCACTGCCCGCTCACCGGCGCCAGAAGAGAGACTGGATCTGGAATCAGATGCACATCAGCGAAGAGAGAAATGACTCGCTGCCCCATTACGTGGGCAAG ATTAAATCGAGTGTGAACCGCAAAAATGCCGAGTACCAGCTCAAAGGAGAGTCTGTCGGCAAGGTCTTCCGGGTCGACGAGAGCACAGGGGATGTGTATGCCTTAGAGAGGCTGGACAGGGAGAAGATCTCCGAGTACCACCTCACTGCCCTCGTGGTGGACAAGGACACCAAGAAGAACCTGGAGTCTCCTTCTAGCTTCACCATCAAAGTTTACGATGTCAACGATAACTGGCCTGTGTTCACCCACCGGGTGTTCAATGCCTCCGTGCCCGAGATGTCAGGGATAG GGACCTCGGTCATCCAGGTGACTGCAATGGATGCAGACGACCCCACGGTGGCAGACCACACCTCTGTCGTGTACCAGCTCacgaagggaaaagaaaacttcGACATCCGTGGTCCTG GACTCATTGTCACCATGAACAAAAACCTGGACCGAGAGATGCAGGACAAGTACGAGGTTGTGGTGGAAGCAGAAGATGCCCAGGGCCGCCGGGGGGAGTCAGGCACAGCCACCGTGTTCATCACTCTGCAGGACGTCAACGACAACTTCCCCATCTTCACCCAGA CCAGGTACACGTTTTCTGTGCCAGAAGACATCCGTGTGGGCAGCCCCCTGGGCTCTCTGTTTGTTGAGGACCCAGATGAGCCCCAAAACCGGAAGACCAAGTACAGCTTCGTGCAGGGCGCGTACAGGGACACCTTCACCATCGAGACGGACCCCACCCACAACGAGGGCATCATCAAGCCCAAAAAG CCCCTGGACTATGAACGCATCCGGCAATACAGCTTCACCATAGAGGCCACGGACCCCACCATTGACCTCCGCTACCTGGGCAGCACCTCCCCCAAGAACATCGCCCGTGTCATTATCAACGTCACAGACGTGGACGAGCCCCCCACCTTCCAGCAGCCTTTTTACCACTTCCAGCTGCAGGAGAACCAGAAGAAGCCTCTGATTGGCTCAGTGCTGGCCAAGGACCCTGACGCTGCTCAACGGGACATCAG GTACTCCATCCGTAGGACCAGTGACAAGGACCAGTTCTTCGGAATAACCAAGAAAGGGGATATTTACAATGACAAAGAACTGGACAGAGAAGTGCACCCTTGGTACAACCTGACAGTGGAAGCCAAAGAGGTGGATCCTAGTG GGACTCCCACGGGCAAAGAATCCATCGTGCAGGTCCACATTGAAGTTATGGATGAGAATGACAACGCCCCAGAGTTTGCCAAGCCCTATGAGCCCAAAGTGTGTGAGAATGCCCCCCAGGGCAAG CTGGTCGTGCAAATCTCGGCAATAGACAAGGATATAACACCACGAGATGTGAAGTTCAAGTTCTCCCTGAGCACTGAGGACAGCAACTTCACCCTCATTGATAATCACG ATAACACGGCCAACATCATAGTCAAGTACGGGTATTTTGACCGGGAGCGCGCCAAGGTCCACCACCTGCCCGTGCTCATCTCGGACAACGGGAGGCCCAGCCTCACGGGCACCAGCATGCTGCACGTGACCGTGTGCAAATGCAACGAACAGGGCGAGTTCACCTTGTGTGAGGAGATGGCTGCCCACACGGGCATCAGCATCCAGGCGCTGGTCGCTATCttcctctgcatcctcaccatCACAG CAGTGATCACCCTGCTCATCATTCTGCGGAGGCGGCTCCGGAAGCAGGCCCGCGCCCATGGCAAGAGCGTGCTGGAGATCCACGAGCAGCTGGTCACCTACGATGAGGAGGGCGGCGGCGAGATGGACACCACCAGCTACGATGTGTCGGTGCTCAACGCAGCGCGCCACGGCGGGGCCAAGCCCCCGCGCCCGGCGCTGGACGAGCGGCCGTCCCTCTACGCTCAGGTGCAGAAGCCACCGCGGCAAGCGCCCGGGGCACATATGCCCGGGGAGATGGCCACGATGATCGAGGTGAAGAAGGACGAGGCGGACCACGACGGCGGTGGCCCGCCCTATGACACGCTGCACATCTACGGCTACGAGGGCGCCGAGTCCATTGCCGAGTCCCTCAGCTCCCTGGGCACGGATTCATCGGACTCGGACATTGATTACGACTTTCTCAATGactggggacccaggttcaagaTGCTGGCCGAGCTGTATGGCTCAGACCCCCAGGAGGAGCTGGTGTATTAG